One Streptomyces sp. SAI-135 DNA segment encodes these proteins:
- a CDS encoding DUF3710 domain-containing protein: MFGRRKKKGAAEDAAGEAEQVVDSVDTEADDVERERVRLEPEPRPDGPWDSTEVRDPTEGRVDLGGLFVPGVDGMELRVEVAGDAIVAATVVLRDSAIQLQAFAAPKREGIWGEVREEIGSGITQQGGIVDEVEGPLGWELRAQVPVQLPDGTGGFQVVRFVGVDGPRWFLRGVISGQGAVQPQAAGLLEQIFRDTVVVRGEGPMAPRDPIVLKLPNDAQMVPEGVQQQDEGSRFSGGMGQLQRGPEITEVR, translated from the coding sequence GTGTTCGGACGTCGCAAGAAGAAGGGTGCCGCCGAGGACGCGGCCGGCGAGGCCGAGCAGGTCGTCGACAGCGTCGACACTGAGGCGGACGACGTGGAGCGCGAGCGCGTACGGCTGGAGCCGGAGCCGCGGCCCGACGGGCCCTGGGACAGCACCGAGGTGCGCGACCCCACCGAGGGCCGGGTGGACCTGGGCGGTCTCTTCGTGCCCGGCGTCGACGGCATGGAACTGCGGGTCGAGGTCGCGGGCGACGCGATCGTCGCGGCCACCGTCGTGCTGCGCGACAGCGCCATCCAGCTCCAGGCCTTCGCCGCTCCCAAGCGTGAGGGCATCTGGGGCGAGGTGCGCGAGGAGATCGGCTCCGGCATCACGCAGCAGGGCGGCATCGTCGACGAGGTCGAGGGTCCGCTGGGCTGGGAGCTGCGTGCCCAGGTGCCGGTGCAGCTGCCGGACGGCACGGGCGGCTTCCAGGTCGTGCGGTTCGTGGGTGTGGACGGCCCGCGCTGGTTCCTGCGCGGTGTGATCTCGGGCCAGGGTGCGGTGCAGCCGCAGGCGGCCGGGCTCCTGGAGCAGATCTTCCGGGACACGGTCGTGGTCCGCGGCGAGGGCCCGATGGCGCCCCGCGACCCGATCGTCCTCAAGCTGCCGAACGACGCCCAGATGGTCCCCGAGGGCGTCCAGCAGCAGGACGAGGGCTCCCGCTTCTCCGGCGGGATGGGCCAGCTCCAGCGCGGACCGGAGATCACCGAGGTCCGCTAG
- a CDS encoding alginate lyase family protein, which translates to MRRTALLATVAALAAGALAVPADAAPATFVHPGVTVSQGQLDFARSKVNAGAQPWKGAFDAMLASKYADLNRTPKPRAVVECGSYSNPNYGCTDEREDAIAAYTDALAWYVTRDERYARKAIQLMDAWSAVITDHTNSNAPLQTGWAGSSWPKAAEIIKYTYGGGWANSGRFATMLRNVYLPEVVNGSNSNGNWELSMMEAAVGISVFLEDKTSYDKAMTKFRTRTAAYVYLASDGELPRTVPSQNLDTRDKIVGYWQGQSTFVTGLTQETCRDFTHTGYGISAISHVAETSRIQGQDLYGTDVGERLRQALGFQAKYELGTAVPSWLCGGSLKLGLGPVTEVGYNALHNRLGTAMTNTQALTERNRPAGSNNLFVAWETLTHGDNPS; encoded by the coding sequence ATGCGCAGAACCGCTCTCCTGGCCACGGTCGCGGCCCTCGCCGCCGGCGCTCTCGCCGTGCCCGCCGACGCCGCGCCCGCCACCTTCGTCCATCCCGGAGTCACCGTCTCCCAGGGGCAGTTGGACTTCGCCCGCAGCAAGGTCAACGCGGGTGCCCAGCCCTGGAAAGGTGCCTTCGACGCGATGCTGGCGAGCAAGTACGCCGACCTGAACCGCACGCCCAAGCCGCGCGCGGTGGTCGAGTGCGGGTCGTACTCGAACCCCAACTACGGCTGCACCGACGAACGCGAGGACGCGATCGCCGCGTACACCGACGCGCTCGCCTGGTACGTCACCCGGGACGAGCGGTACGCCAGGAAGGCCATCCAGCTCATGGACGCCTGGTCGGCGGTGATCACGGACCACACCAACAGCAACGCGCCCCTCCAGACCGGCTGGGCGGGCTCCTCCTGGCCCAAGGCCGCCGAGATCATCAAGTACACGTACGGCGGGGGCTGGGCGAACTCCGGGCGCTTCGCGACCATGCTCCGGAACGTCTACCTCCCCGAGGTCGTCAACGGCTCGAACTCCAACGGCAACTGGGAGCTGTCGATGATGGAGGCGGCCGTCGGCATCTCCGTCTTCCTGGAGGACAAGACGTCGTACGACAAGGCCATGACGAAGTTCCGCACCCGTACCGCGGCCTACGTCTACCTCGCCTCCGACGGTGAGCTGCCCAGGACCGTGCCGAGCCAGAACCTCGACACCCGCGACAAGATCGTCGGTTACTGGCAGGGGCAGTCCACCTTCGTCACCGGGCTCACCCAGGAGACCTGCCGGGACTTCACGCACACGGGGTACGGCATCTCCGCGATCTCGCACGTCGCCGAGACGAGCCGGATCCAGGGACAGGACCTGTACGGCACGGACGTGGGGGAGCGGCTGCGGCAGGCGCTGGGGTTCCAGGCCAAGTACGAGCTGGGGACGGCCGTGCCGAGCTGGCTGTGCGGGGGGTCGCTGAAGCTCGGGCTCGGGCCGGTGACGGAGGTCGGGTACAACGCGCTGCACAACAGGCTCGGCACGGCCATGACCAATACGCAGGCCCTGACCGAGCGGAACCGTCCGGCGGGGAGCAACAATCTCTTTGTGGCGTGGGAGACGCTCACACACGGGGACAACCCGAGCTGA
- a CDS encoding ABC transporter ATP-binding protein — protein sequence MTQVVTETMVRVEDIHRSFGEGAAAVHALRGVSFEVPRGELVALKGRSGSGKTTLLNIVGGLDRPDRGRVELDGVDLAGLDEDGLLALRRDRIGFVFQSFGLIPILTAAENVGVPMRLRRMEARAREERVELLLALVGLADHAKQRPGELSGGQQQRVAIARALANNPALLVADEPTGQLDAETGHAVMELLRAVVHSENVTALVATHDATLLDLADRVLELGDGEIVTV from the coding sequence ATGACTCAGGTGGTCACCGAGACCATGGTGCGGGTCGAGGACATCCACAGGTCGTTCGGTGAGGGGGCCGCGGCGGTGCACGCACTGCGCGGGGTCTCCTTCGAGGTGCCGCGCGGTGAACTGGTCGCGCTCAAGGGGCGCTCGGGCTCCGGGAAGACGACACTCCTCAACATCGTCGGCGGGCTCGACCGGCCAGACCGGGGGCGCGTCGAACTCGACGGGGTGGACCTCGCGGGGCTGGACGAGGACGGGCTGCTGGCCCTGCGCCGGGACCGCATCGGCTTCGTCTTCCAGTCCTTCGGGCTCATCCCGATCCTGACGGCCGCCGAGAACGTGGGCGTGCCGATGCGGCTGCGGCGGATGGAGGCACGCGCGCGTGAGGAGCGGGTCGAGCTGCTGCTGGCCCTGGTCGGCCTCGCGGACCACGCGAAGCAGCGACCCGGTGAGCTCTCCGGCGGCCAGCAGCAACGTGTCGCCATCGCCCGCGCGCTGGCCAACAACCCCGCGCTCCTGGTCGCCGACGAGCCGACGGGCCAACTGGACGCGGAGACCGGTCACGCCGTGATGGAACTCCTGCGGGCCGTCGTGCACAGCGAGAACGTCACCGCACTGGTGGCGACCCATGACGCGACACTGCTGGATCTGGCGGATCGGGTGCTGGAGCTGGGGGACGGGGAGATCGTGACGGTGTGA
- a CDS encoding sensor histidine kinase KdpD codes for MGRGRLRIYLGAAPGVGKTYAMLSEAHRRIERGTDCVVGFVEHHGRPRTEVMLHGLEEIPRRELEYRDSVFTEMDVDAVLRRAPAVALVDELAHTNIPGSRNAKRWQDVEELLAAGIDVVSTVNIQHLESLGDVVESITGVRQRETVPDEVVRRADQIELVDMSPQALRRRMAHGNIYQPDKVDAALSNYFRPGNLTALRELALLWVADRVDAYLKQYRNEHRVSKIWGSRERIVVGLTGGPEGRTLIRRAARLAEKGAGGEVLAVYIARSDGLTSASPKELAVQRTLVEDLGGTFHHVVGDDIPAALLDFARGVNATQIVLGSSRRKTWQYVFGPGVGATVARESGPDLDVHIVTHDEVAKGRGLPVARSARLGRARILWGWLVGVVAPVLLTVLLTTVDLGLANDMLLFLAVVVAAALLGGLFPALASAAVGSLLLNYFYTPPLHRWTIADPKNIVAIVIFVGVGVSVASVVDLAARRTHQAARLRAESEILSFLAGNVLRGETRLEELLERVRETFGMESAALLERESDVEPWTCAGRAGLGPPVERPEDADVDMPVGDHMALALTGRVLPAEDRRVLAAFAAQAAVVLDRRRLQEEADQARALAEGNRIRTALLAAVSHDLRTPLAGIKAAVSSLRSDDVDWSEEDRAELLEGIEEGADRLDHLVGNLLDMSRLQTGTVTAIIREIDLDEVVPMALGGVPDGSVELDVPETLPMVAVDPGLLERSVANLVENAVKYSPSDSPVRVSASAIADRVEVRVVDRGPGVPDEAKERIFAPFQRHGDAPRGAGVGLGLAVARGFAEAMNGTLNAEDTPGGGLTMVLTLRAADARPELPDDPFAAAEPERQAT; via the coding sequence ATGGGACGCGGCAGGCTTCGGATTTATCTCGGTGCGGCGCCGGGCGTCGGGAAGACGTACGCGATGCTGTCCGAGGCGCACCGCAGGATCGAGCGGGGAACCGACTGTGTCGTGGGGTTCGTGGAGCACCACGGGCGGCCGCGTACCGAGGTGATGCTGCACGGGCTCGAGGAGATCCCGCGCCGTGAGCTCGAGTACCGGGACTCCGTCTTCACCGAGATGGACGTCGACGCCGTGCTGCGCAGGGCCCCCGCCGTCGCTCTGGTGGACGAACTCGCGCACACCAACATCCCGGGCTCGCGCAACGCCAAGCGCTGGCAGGACGTGGAGGAACTGCTCGCGGCCGGGATCGACGTCGTCTCCACCGTGAACATCCAGCACCTGGAGTCGCTCGGCGACGTCGTCGAGTCGATCACCGGGGTGCGCCAGCGCGAGACCGTGCCCGACGAGGTCGTACGGCGGGCCGATCAGATCGAGCTGGTCGACATGTCGCCCCAGGCGCTCAGAAGGCGGATGGCGCACGGGAACATCTACCAGCCCGACAAGGTCGACGCGGCCCTCTCCAACTACTTCCGGCCCGGCAACCTCACCGCCCTGCGGGAGCTCGCGCTGCTCTGGGTGGCCGACCGGGTCGACGCCTACCTCAAGCAGTACCGCAACGAGCACCGGGTCTCGAAGATCTGGGGATCCAGGGAGCGGATCGTCGTCGGGCTGACCGGGGGACCGGAGGGGCGGACCCTCATCCGGCGCGCGGCGCGGCTCGCCGAGAAGGGCGCCGGAGGTGAGGTGCTCGCCGTCTACATAGCCCGCAGCGACGGTCTGACGTCCGCCTCGCCCAAGGAGCTCGCCGTCCAGAGGACCCTCGTCGAGGACCTTGGCGGAACCTTTCACCATGTCGTCGGCGACGACATACCCGCCGCGCTGCTGGACTTCGCGCGCGGGGTCAACGCCACCCAGATCGTCCTCGGCTCCTCCCGCCGCAAGACCTGGCAGTACGTCTTCGGACCCGGCGTCGGCGCGACCGTGGCCCGCGAGTCCGGACCCGACCTGGACGTGCACATCGTCACCCACGACGAGGTCGCCAAGGGGCGCGGACTGCCCGTCGCGCGCAGCGCACGGCTCGGGCGGGCCCGGATCCTGTGGGGCTGGCTGGTCGGCGTGGTGGCCCCGGTGCTCCTGACGGTCCTGCTCACCACCGTCGACCTCGGCCTCGCCAACGACATGCTGCTGTTCCTGGCGGTCGTGGTGGCCGCGGCCCTGCTCGGCGGACTGTTCCCCGCCCTCGCCTCGGCCGCGGTCGGCTCGCTGCTGCTGAACTACTTCTACACACCGCCCCTGCACCGCTGGACCATCGCCGACCCCAAGAACATCGTCGCCATCGTGATCTTCGTGGGCGTCGGCGTCTCGGTGGCCTCCGTCGTCGACCTCGCGGCCAGGAGGACCCACCAGGCGGCCCGGTTGCGCGCCGAGTCGGAGATCCTGTCCTTCCTCGCCGGGAACGTGCTGCGCGGCGAGACCCGTCTGGAGGAGCTCCTGGAACGCGTCCGGGAGACCTTCGGCATGGAGTCCGCGGCCCTGCTGGAACGGGAGAGCGACGTCGAGCCGTGGACCTGCGCGGGCCGGGCGGGGCTGGGACCGCCCGTGGAGCGGCCCGAGGACGCCGACGTCGACATGCCGGTGGGGGACCACATGGCGCTCGCGCTCACCGGCCGGGTGCTGCCCGCCGAGGACCGCCGGGTGCTCGCCGCCTTCGCCGCCCAGGCCGCCGTCGTCCTGGACCGCCGCAGGCTCCAGGAGGAGGCCGACCAGGCCCGCGCGCTGGCCGAGGGCAATCGCATCCGTACGGCGCTCCTCGCGGCCGTGTCGCACGACCTGCGGACCCCGCTCGCCGGGATCAAGGCGGCCGTCTCGTCGCTCAGGTCCGACGACGTCGACTGGTCCGAGGAGGACCGGGCCGAGCTCCTGGAGGGCATCGAGGAGGGCGCCGACCGGCTGGACCACCTCGTGGGCAACCTGCTCGACATGTCCCGCCTGCAGACCGGCACGGTCACCGCGATCATCCGCGAGATCGACCTCGACGAGGTGGTGCCGATGGCGCTCGGCGGGGTGCCCGACGGCAGCGTGGAGCTGGACGTGCCGGAGACCCTGCCCATGGTCGCCGTCGACCCGGGGCTGCTGGAGCGGTCGGTGGCCAACCTGGTCGAGAACGCCGTCAAGTACAGCCCGTCCGACAGCCCTGTCCGGGTCTCCGCCAGCGCCATCGCCGACCGGGTCGAGGTGCGGGTCGTGGATCGCGGCCCCGGTGTCCCCGACGAGGCCAAGGAGCGCATCTTCGCGCCCTTCCAGCGCCACGGCGACGCCCCGCGCGGTGCCGGGGTGGGGCTCGGGCTCGCGGTGGCCCGGGGCTTCGCGGAGGCCATGAACGGCACGCTCAACGCCGAGGACACGCCCGGCGGCGGCCTCACCATGGTGCTGACGCTCCGCGCGGCGGACGCGCGCCCGGAGCTCCCCGATGACCCCTTTGCAGCGGCAGAACCCGAAAGGCAGGCCACATGA
- a CDS encoding response regulator — MTRVLVIDDEPQIVRALVINLKARKYEVDAAHDGATALRLAAARHPDVVVLDLGLPDMDGVEVIRGLRGWTRVPILVLSARHSSDEKVEALDAGADDYVTKPFGMDELLARLRAAVRRAEPTGGGEGDVLVETDEFTVDLAAKKVRRHGRDVRLTPTEWHLLEVLVRNPGRLVGQKQLLQEVWGPSYGTETNYLRVYMAQLRRKLEADPSHPKHFVTEPGMGYRFER, encoded by the coding sequence ATGACCAGGGTGTTGGTCATCGACGACGAGCCGCAGATCGTGCGCGCCCTCGTGATCAACCTCAAGGCGCGCAAGTACGAGGTCGACGCGGCGCACGACGGCGCCACCGCCCTCCGGCTCGCCGCCGCCCGCCACCCCGACGTGGTCGTCCTCGACCTGGGCCTGCCGGACATGGACGGCGTGGAGGTGATCAGGGGGCTGCGCGGCTGGACCCGGGTGCCGATCCTGGTGCTGTCCGCCCGGCACTCCTCCGACGAGAAGGTCGAGGCGCTGGACGCGGGTGCCGACGACTACGTCACCAAGCCCTTCGGCATGGACGAGCTGCTCGCCCGCCTCAGGGCCGCAGTGCGCCGCGCCGAGCCCACCGGGGGCGGCGAGGGCGACGTCCTGGTGGAGACCGACGAGTTCACCGTCGACCTGGCCGCCAAGAAGGTCCGCAGGCACGGCAGGGACGTACGTCTCACTCCCACCGAGTGGCACCTGCTGGAGGTGCTGGTCCGCAACCCCGGGCGGCTCGTCGGCCAGAAGCAGCTCCTCCAGGAGGTCTGGGGGCCGTCGTACGGGACGGAGACGAACTACCTGCGGGTCTACATGGCCCAGCTGCGGCGGAAGCTGGAGGCGGATCCCTCGCACCCCAAGCACTTCGTCACCGAACCGGGCATGGGATACCGGTTCGAACGCTAG
- a CDS encoding OB-fold nucleic acid binding domain-containing protein, with protein sequence MSAVPRSEKPVGRFRRMLDRLSSSQEDLESEELREDTDTTGCTRIGDCHDRQIVTVTGTLRTVTLRPRAGVPALEAELFDGSAALDVVWLGRRSIVGIEPGRKLIASGRISMSRGRRVLFNPKYELRPLGRE encoded by the coding sequence ATGAGTGCTGTTCCTCGTTCCGAGAAGCCGGTGGGCCGGTTCCGGCGCATGCTCGACCGGCTCTCCTCGTCGCAGGAGGACCTGGAGTCCGAGGAGCTGCGGGAGGACACCGACACCACCGGCTGCACCAGGATCGGCGACTGCCACGACCGTCAGATCGTGACTGTTACTGGTACCTTGCGCACGGTCACCCTGCGTCCGCGCGCGGGCGTCCCGGCCCTGGAGGCCGAGCTGTTCGACGGCTCCGCCGCCCTGGACGTGGTGTGGCTCGGCCGGCGTTCCATCGTCGGGATAGAGCCCGGGCGCAAGCTGATCGCCTCCGGGCGGATCTCGATGAGCCGGGGCCGCCGGGTGCTGTTCAATCCGAAGTACGAACTCCGACCCCTCGGACGGGAGTAG
- a CDS encoding DUF3159 domain-containing protein has translation MTSLDKPTEDTQADDARAVTEAALFEAFGGVRGMVETVLPGLLFVTIFTINKDLHLSAIAALAVSLLLVVVRLVMRDTVKHAFSGVFGVAFGVVFAMMTGNAKNFYLPGMLYTLGLGLAYVITTLAGVPLMGLILGPVFKENLSWRTRNPGRKKAYAKASYAWGGILLAKCAILFPLYWWADTAQLGWVLVALKIPPFLLAVWLTWVFLAKAPAPIDVFAEMEAEEKAEEERKAASAAERAEQGEVAGGRHRREA, from the coding sequence GTGACGTCCCTCGACAAGCCGACCGAAGACACGCAGGCCGACGACGCACGGGCGGTGACCGAGGCCGCCCTGTTCGAGGCGTTCGGCGGCGTCCGGGGCATGGTCGAGACGGTTCTGCCGGGCCTGCTCTTCGTCACGATCTTCACGATCAACAAGGACCTGCACCTGTCGGCGATCGCCGCGCTCGCGGTGTCCCTGCTGCTGGTCGTGGTCCGCCTGGTCATGCGGGACACCGTCAAGCACGCCTTCAGCGGGGTCTTCGGCGTCGCCTTCGGTGTCGTCTTCGCGATGATGACCGGCAACGCCAAGAACTTCTACCTGCCGGGCATGCTGTACACCCTGGGCCTGGGCCTGGCGTACGTCATCACCACGCTCGCCGGTGTGCCGCTGATGGGCCTCATCCTCGGCCCGGTCTTCAAGGAGAACCTCTCCTGGCGGACCCGCAACCCCGGCCGCAAGAAGGCGTACGCCAAGGCCAGTTACGCCTGGGGCGGCATCCTGCTCGCCAAGTGCGCGATCCTCTTCCCGCTGTACTGGTGGGCCGACACCGCACAGCTCGGCTGGGTCCTGGTCGCCCTGAAGATCCCGCCCTTCCTGCTCGCCGTATGGCTGACGTGGGTCTTCCTCGCGAAGGCGCCGGCTCCGATCGACGTGTTCGCGGAGATGGAGGCCGAGGAGAAGGCCGAGGAGGAACGCAAGGCCGCGTCGGCGGCGGAGCGTGCCGAGCAGGGTGAGGTCGCGGGCGGACGGCACAGGCGAGAAGCCTAG
- a CDS encoding TrkA family potassium uptake protein, translating into MRVAIAGAGAVGRSIAGELLENGHEVLLVDKAPTAISVERVPQAEWLLADACEITSLDEAALQRCNVVIAATGDDKVNLVVSLLAKTEYGVPRVVARVNNPKNEWLFNESWGVDVAVSTPRLMSALVEEAVSVGDLVRLLRFSHGDANLVELTLPEESALAGTTVGDVEWPEDTSLVTIIRGTRVLTPTQDDSLEAGDELLFVAAQAREEQLEDLLSVRKEEAS; encoded by the coding sequence ATGAGGGTCGCCATTGCCGGTGCCGGTGCGGTCGGCCGCTCGATCGCGGGCGAACTGCTGGAGAACGGCCACGAGGTCCTTCTCGTCGACAAGGCGCCGACCGCCATCTCGGTCGAGCGCGTCCCGCAGGCGGAGTGGCTGCTCGCCGACGCCTGCGAGATCACCTCCCTGGACGAGGCCGCGCTCCAGCGCTGCAACGTCGTGATCGCCGCGACCGGCGACGACAAGGTCAACCTGGTCGTCTCCCTGCTGGCGAAGACGGAGTACGGCGTCCCGCGGGTCGTCGCCCGGGTGAACAACCCGAAGAACGAGTGGCTGTTCAACGAGTCCTGGGGCGTGGACGTCGCCGTCTCCACCCCGCGTCTGATGTCCGCCCTGGTCGAGGAGGCGGTGAGCGTCGGCGACCTGGTCCGCCTGCTCCGCTTCAGCCACGGCGACGCGAACCTCGTCGAGCTGACCCTGCCGGAGGAGTCGGCGCTGGCCGGCACCACGGTCGGCGACGTGGAGTGGCCCGAGGACACTTCCCTGGTCACCATCATCCGCGGCACCCGCGTCCTCACCCCGACCCAGGACGACTCCCTTGAGGCCGGCGACGAGCTCCTGTTCGTGGCGGCCCAGGCCCGCGAGGAGCAGCTGGAGGACCTGCTGTCGGTCCGCAAGGAAGAAGCTTCTTAG
- a CDS encoding TrkA family potassium uptake protein: MHIVIMGCGRVGSALAQTLEQQGHTVAVIDQDPTAFRRLGSGFGGRRVTGVGFDQDTLREAGIEEAGAFAAVSSGDNSNIIAARVAREMFGIENVAARIYDPRRAEVYQRLGIPTVATVRWTADQMLRRLLPSGAEPLWRDPTGGVQLAEVHASTAWVGHKISKMQEETGVRVAFLTRLGEAILPTSQTVLQEGDLVHVMMRTDDIEKVEASFAEGPEEEGGH, from the coding sequence GTGCACATCGTCATCATGGGCTGCGGGAGAGTGGGTTCCGCTCTCGCCCAGACCCTGGAGCAACAGGGGCACACGGTCGCCGTGATCGACCAGGACCCCACCGCCTTCCGACGACTGGGCTCCGGTTTCGGCGGTCGTCGTGTCACCGGAGTCGGCTTCGACCAGGACACCCTGCGCGAGGCGGGCATCGAGGAGGCGGGCGCCTTCGCCGCGGTCTCCAGCGGCGACAACTCCAACATCATCGCCGCCCGGGTGGCCCGCGAGATGTTCGGCATCGAGAACGTCGCGGCCCGGATCTACGACCCCCGGCGCGCCGAGGTCTACCAGCGCCTCGGCATCCCGACGGTGGCCACGGTCCGCTGGACGGCGGACCAGATGCTGCGCCGTCTGCTGCCGTCCGGCGCGGAGCCGTTGTGGCGCGACCCCACCGGCGGTGTCCAGTTGGCCGAGGTGCACGCCTCGACCGCCTGGGTCGGCCACAAGATCAGCAAGATGCAGGAGGAGACGGGCGTCCGCGTCGCGTTCCTCACCCGCCTCGGCGAGGCCATCCTGCCCACCTCGCAGACGGTGCTGCAGGAGGGCGACCTGGTCCACGTGATGATGCGCACGGACGACATCGAGAAGGTCGAGGCGTCCTTCGCCGAGGGCCCCGAAGAGGAGGGCGGTCACTGA
- a CDS encoding APC family permease, which translates to MSKLTDVPKRILIGRALRSDRLGETLLPKRIALPVFASDPLSSVAYAPGEVLLVLSIAGVSAYHFSPWIAVAVVVLMFTVVASYRQNVHAYPSGGGDYEVANTNLGPKAGLTVASALLVDYVLTVAVSIASGIENLGSAIPFVVEHKVFCAIAVIILLTLMNLRGVKESGSLFAIPTYVFVAGVFIMIAWGAFRGLVLDDTMRAPTADYHIKAEHQGLAGFALVFLLLRAFSSGCAALTGVEAISNGVPAFRKPKSKNAATTLAAMGLLAVTMFCGIIGLAMATNVRMAENPAVDLIHNGVAVGSDYVQNPVISQVAEAVFGKGSFLFIVLAAATALVLFLAANTAYNGFPLLGSILAQDRYLPRQLHTRGDRLAFSNGIVLLAGAAGLLVWIYGADSTRLIQLYIVGVFVSFTLSQTGMVRHWNRHLATEKDAAKRSHMIRSRAINAFGAFFTGLVLVVVLVTKFTHGAWVALLGMCIFYATMTAIRKHYDRVAEELAAPDGPSDDTLRPSRVHSVVLISKIHRPALRALAYAKLMRSDSLEALSVNVDPTETKALRAEWERRGIDVPLKVLDSPYREITRPIIDYVKGLRKESPRDAVSVIIPEYVVGHWYEHLLHNQSALRLKGRLLFTPGVMVTSVPYQLQSSEAAKLRARRRQEWNAPGSVRRGPAERAKEPSAPK; encoded by the coding sequence GTGTCCAAACTGACCGACGTGCCCAAACGGATTCTGATCGGGCGCGCACTGCGCAGTGATCGGCTCGGGGAAACGCTCCTGCCGAAGCGCATCGCCCTTCCCGTGTTCGCCTCCGACCCGCTGTCCTCCGTGGCGTACGCGCCCGGCGAGGTGCTGCTGGTCCTGTCCATCGCGGGCGTGTCGGCGTACCACTTCAGCCCCTGGATCGCCGTCGCGGTCGTCGTTCTGATGTTCACGGTGGTCGCCTCCTACCGTCAGAACGTGCACGCCTACCCGAGCGGTGGCGGCGACTACGAGGTGGCCAACACCAACCTCGGCCCCAAGGCCGGGCTCACGGTCGCCAGCGCCCTGCTCGTCGACTACGTCCTCACGGTCGCCGTCTCCATCGCCTCCGGCATCGAGAACCTCGGCTCCGCGATCCCCTTCGTGGTCGAGCACAAGGTGTTCTGCGCGATCGCCGTGATCATCCTGCTGACGCTGATGAACCTGCGCGGGGTCAAGGAGTCCGGCTCGCTCTTCGCGATCCCGACCTACGTCTTCGTCGCGGGCGTCTTCATCATGATCGCGTGGGGAGCGTTCCGCGGCCTGGTCCTCGATGACACCATGCGGGCGCCGACGGCGGACTACCACATCAAGGCCGAACACCAGGGTCTGGCCGGTTTCGCACTGGTCTTCCTGCTGCTGCGCGCCTTCTCCTCCGGCTGTGCCGCGCTCACCGGTGTCGAGGCGATCTCCAACGGTGTGCCGGCCTTCCGCAAGCCCAAGTCGAAGAACGCGGCGACCACCCTCGCGGCGATGGGCCTGCTGGCCGTCACCATGTTCTGCGGGATCATCGGCCTGGCCATGGCCACCAACGTGCGCATGGCCGAGAACCCGGCCGTCGACCTCATCCACAACGGTGTCGCCGTCGGTTCCGACTACGTCCAGAACCCGGTGATCTCCCAGGTCGCCGAGGCCGTCTTCGGCAAGGGCAGCTTCCTGTTCATCGTGCTGGCCGCGGCCACCGCGCTGGTGCTGTTCCTCGCCGCGAACACCGCCTACAACGGCTTCCCGCTGCTGGGCTCGATCCTCGCCCAGGACCGCTACCTCCCGCGTCAGCTGCACACCCGCGGCGACCGCCTCGCCTTCTCCAACGGCATCGTGTTGCTGGCCGGTGCGGCCGGACTCCTGGTGTGGATCTACGGCGCCGACTCGACCCGGCTGATCCAGCTCTACATCGTCGGCGTGTTCGTGTCCTTCACGCTCAGCCAGACCGGCATGGTCCGGCACTGGAACCGCCACCTGGCGACCGAGAAGGACGCCGCGAAGCGCAGCCACATGATCCGCTCCCGCGCCATCAACGCCTTCGGCGCCTTCTTCACCGGGCTCGTCCTGGTGGTCGTCCTGGTCACCAAGTTCACCCACGGCGCCTGGGTCGCCCTGCTGGGCATGTGCATCTTCTACGCGACGATGACGGCGATCCGTAAGCACTACGACCGCGTCGCCGAGGAGCTCGCCGCGCCCGACGGCCCCAGCGACGACACCCTGCGGCCCTCCCGCGTCCACTCCGTGGTCCTGATCTCCAAGATCCACCGCCCGGCGCTGCGGGCGCTGGCGTACGCCAAGCTGATGCGCTCGGACTCGCTGGAGGCCCTGAGCGTCAACGTCGACCCGACGGAGACCAAGGCGCTGCGCGCGGAGTGGGAGCGGCGCGGGATCGACGTACCGCTGAAGGTGCTGGACTCGCCGTACCGCGAGATCACGCGGCCGATCATCGACTACGTCAAGGGGCTCCGCAAGGAGTCGCCGCGCGACGCGGTGTCCGTGATCATCCCCGAGTACGTGGTCGGCCACTGGTACGAGCACCTGCTGCACAACCAGAGCGCGCTCCGGCTCAAGGGCCGGCTGCTGTTCACGCCCGGGGTCATGGTGACCTCGGTGCCCTATCAGCTCCAGTCCTCGGAGGCGGCGAAGCTGCGGGCCCGCAGGCGGCAGGAGTGGAACGCGCCGGGTTCGGTGCGGCGCGGTCCGGCCGAGCGGGCGAAGGAGCCCTCGGCGCCCAAGTAG